The Gouania willdenowi chromosome 14, fGouWil2.1, whole genome shotgun sequence nucleotide sequence CTGTAGTACATGATTCATGATGCTTCTCTTTAAAAAACTCTAAGCTTGTCTGACACGTCCATGAACACGCCCCTTTCAGTACTCACACACGCATGGATGTTGTTTACTGTGCGTTGTATTTGgatactttctacatttttacatcgcTACAATAAATTAGAATAATTATCAAAGTGAAGAATACTAACGTACAGATGTAGATCTCTgtcaccgacacacacacactatagtcCAGAATAGGGATCACATTGTGTCTGTGTACTTATTAATCATCTGAAAAGGCAGCAGCTGCTACGATTAAGCAGAGTAAACCAATCTACACACAGTTATCTATCAGCTGTTTGCTGGGtatgagttttatttacatttttatttaatttttttatttaaatgcatacattaatgagtacagacaacataagccatgagtttcttacaaaagtataaatataataaaataagtaaatgaaaagctAATTCTGCAGAGGCGgctgctgtgggctgaactaaggaagagaacataggagaGGGCGGGGCTCTGCTGTGGAGTGGTTGGTGGTAACTTGGTTGGTGACGAAAGGTCCGAGGTGTCTCTAGGAGGTggggcgttcctaggaggtgggggcgttcctaggaggtggggggcgttcctaggaggtGGGGGCTTGTCAGAAGTTTTAAAGATGACTCAACATGCATGAATGAACCAAGGCAACACTCCAGGTATGTTTTTAAAGAGAGAATGACATAGTAACATGATATTAATCTTGAAAAAGTCAATTTTACATAATACCCCCCTTTAATGAACACCCTAAGTAAATGATTACATTATTACTTTTtactaataaattatttaataagtaatgcattacataaggataataattacattatctACATTTTATTAAGgcttaataatgttttaattaactcTGATAAGTAGAAATTAATTGACTGCCTATTAATGCATTTActgatatttatttgttatttaatgATACTGATAGGTAATatattataatgattaataacagtaatagtATTAAACTGTTAATTTATGCATTAACTAATGTTAATTAAGGGACCCTTaatgtaaagtgttacccatttGTCTCAATATTTCCTTCATAACAAATGTTAATTGTGCAGCTGAATTATTGACATTGATGACGGGCTCTAATGAAAAATAAccaactttcaaaataaaagcacaacatCTGTACAGGCAACCACTGTTGACCCAAGAGTTGATGATTCATGACCTAAagttaatatttactgtttattttgtctGAGGATTgtttaaaacagtatttttctaAACATATGCCGTTATTGAATATATGTGAGAAATGATTTGATGCTGTCGCTTTGGAAAATGGTTTAAGTTTAACTCTAATTctgacttttacatttataacaaatattacggctagtgatgatgtcattgagcttggtgttttcctgcagaaaatctatgtttacatgttttaacagaaatgcagaagcagaaagagaaatacattttaaaataaatgtgttttggtataaaagtttgtttgaatTTACCTCATTCTGGGACTGCTACTTCCTGATTATGACTGAGGCATACCTACTACTGATCACTGGACTTGTTCTGTCCCTGGCTTTAACCAAACCAGAGGTACGTGTTTGCATAGGAATACAAAGGAACATTGCATGGGGTCCACGACTTATTAGCAATTTATTTCCATGATAATCAGATTTTCCTGCtgaaatttacaaaatacaaaaaaatggcaaacaACATATAGCACAAAGaatgagcaaaaaataaataacatgaatGCTAATTACAGGAGCTTATCAAATTTATAATTTATGGTCAAGTTTAACTTAACTGTTGATACTCACTCAATCAGTGTCATATTTCATTtaacttgaataaaataaaacaaggtgGGAATAAAATGAATGGGTGAattaaaatgttagtttttataaagcagtttattattattattattattattgctattaataTTATCACAGCCATCAGTTGGTTTTCGTAAAAACAATCTATTTTGGTCTTCCAAAAATGACGGGTTTTCCACGATCATGAcgtcacacaaacaaacaaaaaaacggagaagaagaaggaaaccGGAAGAAACTTCTGTGCATCAACAATGGCAAAAGTCAAGCTTGTGTGCAGGGCAATAGAGGTCAACCTGCCGTTAAAATAACCAGATTAAGACTGGGCCATTGTGGgattaatacatatttaaataaaatgggaAAGCATCCAGATGGGCTTTGTCAGTTTGAGACTATTTCACATGTTTTACTGTCCTGAGTCCAGTACTCTGTTGAAAGAagaatgttatttaaataaCTTTCAACCCTTTGATtacagtgttttcaataaatgtgatgttttcgCCTAGAACAAATTCACGTTTAATAGATAAGGCAGTCGTGAGCTATCTTTTCTCAACCAACCTTTATTTGAGAATCTAAAGTGGAGTGATTCTAttgaacagaagagggcagcATTACGCTTCTTTTAGTGTACGGTCTGCCGGAAACCAttagcagaagaagaaaaagaagaagaaggaaggaaGGCGAGGGTAGCTAACAGCTAGCGGCTAGCTCAGCCGGTAACGTCGAGGAatatctggtaaaaaaaaaaaagaaatgcagatTTATGTTTCTTTCAGttgcattatgttttatttgttgggTCTACGATGTTCCGGGATTTTCATGCAAAGCGAGGCCAGTTAATGTGTATTTGATCTTCGATAGCTTTGGCTGTAAACGGACTGTTAGCCTGTTAGCTGCTGGGCTAAGCTCAATGTGgcgtttttatattttattcaggcttcgtaatcacaaaaaaataaattattaacgTGTGTTTATGAATATCTAATTAACGCTTTTGCAGAAATCTTCTAATGCAGACTGTAAGGACGTATTCTGGGTGTTGTGAGTAAAGTAGTGGCACGGCTAACTGGTGATTACTGTTAACTGGTTCGCGGCTTTGTAAACAAATAGTCATCAGTTTCTGAGATAAggatttctttttgtttttatttcatttgttttattgtaaagGGTAAATAATAGGGGTTTAAATCCGTTTTGTTGGAATTAAACTCAAACTTAAATAAGTTTATTggaaatgattttaaaatgatgGTTTTTCAAAGAAAGTGTCTGAAGGTACGTTGAACGTAGCCAAACCCCGTGGACTATGGATACATAGTGACCTAACGCAACgcactcaaggattcttccttccgctaacTTGGGTTGAAATCccacatttgtcatttttttcttttttttaattttaacatatttaacatggctaAGGGTTAGGGATAAAGTTAGAGTTAGGGATAGGGCTAAAATACAAGGGTTAGCAGGGTagctataaataaatgtgagctaaaatacaaatgacagaactttaagtcacgtggtgcacctatcacgtgacctaaactggtcaacgAGGGGTGCTGCATATTCATAGAGTGGCAGTTTACATTTAACATacccgtagccacacacacgttACATAGTCATTATATAAAGAACATAAGTGTGTGAGGATTGAAGCTGAAGTGGATCAGACACTTTCTCTGTCTGTGGATCTACATTTGTCCTCTTACAAATCTTCATCTAATCAATCCTCCTCTTCCCACAGGTGGTGGTGTTTCTTCTCCGCGCTGCTCGCCGTTGGTTCGTCAACGAGCGCCTCAGGAGGACATTTTGGCGTTGGGCTCTTCACCTGACTCGCCAACATGCCCGCCGCTCTTACAGATTCCAGTCAGATCATCTGTGAGGTCTGGGCCAGCAATGTGGAGGATGAAATGAGGAAGATTCGGCAGATCATTCAGAGCTACAACTTCATCGCCCATGGTGAGAGTCTCAGCCTGCTAGATTAGGAGGACAAACTTCCTGTCGCTTTGTACGATGATGATTCTGGGTCAAAGGGCTAAAAAATGTTACCAGTGACCCACTTTTAGGACACTCACTCACTGCTGGGAACCTATTGTTATCCTGtctgttcttctttttcttcttctggggAAATCCTCCTACCCATGTGAAAACAATTaccacattttgcacaaagcTTCAGCCTCATCCCAGAGtgtatcagctgtaaaaacaggCCAATCATTCTAAAGGTGGCGCTATAGCGAGCCTCTAGAGTAGGGGTCGACcaatatgggttttttttagagctgataccaatttttttttcaccagccGATGACAGATCCGGACTGCTgcttttcttgagccgatatttggagctgatactacttttgctccctcaatttatgtcataaaaattacacaatgataacaaatggtacacgtttcaattataaaaaaaaggaacatttattgaaattagcaaaggtgaggtagaacgacatcAAGTAGAAAACATTTAAGAAATagtaaaaacaggtgatgtagaacaggggttctcatctggtctcaccctgggacccacatttttccacggcccattttttttttttattagttagaattcaaccaaataaatttagtttttcaaaaaatctatatatttttccttgcaacatgcattttacagcatgcttgtcaaaagaaaaggttcttttaaaataaaagacaagtcctacatgagagacattaagtatttgttcatttttgaccagctgtccacgacccacccagtacaggtttgCGACCGACTTTTGGGTccagacccaccagttgagaattgctgatgTAAAagaagaacaagtaaaaaatagagtgagacatctcatgaaatattatgaaagaactGTTCGTcattgtcctgaaaatagctttgacaaaagttgatctgactgaagatatattttattaacaggattattgagtataaataatataattatagtattgaacacaaaaagaaacaatgaattatagtccattccaacacaacctcagaacataaattaacataggaaaataacgtgatgtcagaAAGCAGTTGCTTAATGcacatctgacatcacgttaATAAACTGTTCAAGTTTTTGTTCTAAgttgcatcaacattaactggaataaatattcaaacaagtagtaaactgcttctcaaagttaaaaacttcttctcagcgctgagtgagaagcagagagagaaggaaagaaacacacacaccaaacctcCAGCAGCTGCTCTTTAACTATAACGGTGACACAACCCACAGAATAACGCTAAGTTCAACAGTTAaaaatgctttgaaagtttaaaacctgccgttgggattgaagagcttgctagtggggggaggggctctgcactctgtctGCAGCAACACGTAGCAGCCGCTCTGTTTATAAAGTGGATCGGCGAATACGGCAGCACGCATCGGCCgatacacataaaacacacaaaaatcggCCGGCCGATGAATCGGTCAATCACTACTCTAGagttcaacatttaaaaaaattcacaacaattTGACCATATGGTGTACATTATAGGACATCCTCAGggctcagcaaaacctccgtcagaTGAAAAGACTCGCCTGTCAAACCAGACGCTGTCAAATGAAAAGGCCtcagctttcaaaataaaacaattatgaAACTATTCTCTACGTATCTGCCGTTTAGCTTCCTGTTGTTTTCTGATGAGTGTTGGATTCTGAAGGagatgaaaaagttgtaaaaatgaTGCCGATTGTTCACTGTCGACCCTCCTGTGTTGTTACTAGGACACGGAGTTTCCCGGCGTGGTGGTGCGGCCAATCGGCGAGTTCCGCAGCACAGTGGATTATCAGTACCAGCTGCTGAGGTGTAACGTGGACCTGCTGAAGATCATCCAGCTGGGCCTGAGCTTCATGAACGAGGACGGAGACTATCCCCCCGGGACCACCACATGGCAGTTCAACTTCAAGTTCAACCTGACGTAAGTGGAGGCTCCATTTAACATGAAACCAGCAGGAATAATAACATtagaattacattaaaataccaaagatttaaaaagagaatatttttaaaaatgaatacatttaataaacaaatgttttttcaaagaaaaaagagaaatctTAAAGATATTctttataaaaaacaacaaagagctgatcaaatataataaaaaaaaattgaaagaatgaacacatttttgtgggggGGGAAACTGTTTCTTTAAAGTTAAATTATGGCATCAGTTTCATACAAAAGTTTATTGCATTCACCGtgggaaaaaaacagttttttctgaataatttatttttttggtttgtttttcaggCTATTTCTTTATGTTATTTGGAcaatttgttttctatttttcaggCTTTCTTTTCTGAACCTAAAGTttcatttgaaacaacagatgcgtttatttctttattgagaACAAACATGACCGGCTTgtttaattcaataaaaaaaaaacttttaacttGGTTTGAGACACTGGGAGATAGTTTTATGTTTAATCCATAATAATGATGGCACTACAATAAGTCTATGGACTTAACACAGACACCTGAGGACTGTGTGGTTGTTCAGAAGGAAAGACCATTCAGATGTGGGGGACATAGTCACGTTTCTCCAGGATCAGATATGTACGGAAGAGTATTACTCATGCACATCTTTTttggaggtaaaaaaaataaataaattgaaaatcaatgttgagttttttcgagattgaagaaaaaaaaattattgaaagtttaagaaaaaaaaaaatcatgcacttaaagaaaaaatttgaaaatcaatgtcaacttttttttttttatgcctggCAGGCGGTTTGAGGAACTGGTTAAACTATATTTTAGAATAGTAACAAATAACACAGATTAGAAACACATATCAATGCAGCATGCATTTGCATAACTTCAGAAACTTACTTACAGCATTGTGCAGCTCCCGTTGCTCTGCATTCTCCATGgggaaaaaatgtcaacattgaTTTTTGACTTATCGAAGTGCATgacgatttttttttccttccgtGTCCCTAAAAAAATCTTGACCGTTTCTGAAGCacatgaggttttttttaagcctcaatttttttgtcttctgtGGCTCTAATACTCTTCCAAGATATGATTCCATGGATAAAAAATGATGCATTGAAGTGCTGATATGTGGTTACTATAGATACAATCAGGAGATGCTGAAAATACTGGATCTGCAACGTGTGCAGCTGAGGAGTCGCCATAGGATGGATGTTCTTGCAGGATTTCCAAGTATCTTGataattcagaaataaaatgcatgaaaaacagaaaaaattactctgaaaaacaaaaaaagtcaaaagtatggctataacaaggcatttttaaaaaaaaaaaaaaaaatttgagttaggaccatcattagaccctaaaaagtactgcaaatataatgcacatacttaaacagggctaagaaaactgtaaggcacaaaaaatgacaaaaatccgccaaaaaacagaaaaaatttaCTCTGAAAcgcagaaggaaaaaaaaaaagccaaaaaacattatttttgctgaaaaactagataaaaaaataataataaatgcttcAGTGGTTTAAAGCcacattttgttgctttttacaGATTTCTAACTTACCACAGATacgtttttcttcctttttgacattttgggCTCCGTCTCTTTTAGTCGTGTCACTATTTAACACTTCCTGTTGGTCACACCTGTGTGCTGGATGAAAGGCTCGCTGTGTGTGGTCTTCACAAAGCTCCTTCTCTCCTTTCAGAGAAGACATGTACTCCCAGGACTCCATAGACCTGCTGCAGAACTCTGGCCTTCAGTTCAAGAAACACGAAGAGGAAGGAATCGACACGCTCTACTCTTCGCTGAGCTGCTCATGACGTCAGGCCTGGTGCTGTGTGAAAACGTCAAGTGGCTTTCCTTCCACAGGTGGGtcatctgtttgtgtttttaatagaACTGtgtgttctatttcatcctCCTCTGTCCTCCTCTCAGCGGCTATGACTTCGGGTATCTGGTGAAGCTGCTGACGGACGCTCGTCTGCCTGAGGAGGAACATGACTTCTTTCAGATCCTCAACTTGTTTTTTCCTGCCATCTACGACGTCAAATACCTGATGAAGAGCTGCAAGAACCTGAAGGTACCGGTCTGAGCTCAACACTCACTGTAAATTAAGGGTGTCCTGATCACGTGATCAGAAATCAGGCACGATCACGTGGTTTCAGACTCAATCGGAATCAGGCATTATCTCCCGATCAGGACTcagatatatgtatatttattatcataatAGAGGAGGGCGGTATatcggttcataccaaataccagtatttatttttgttatgacatacatttttaataaaccaCCGTACCGGTATATTAATTACACAACGTTCAGAACGATGCGCCACGTCAGACCAGAGCCTTTTCATTGTTGCACtgcgaaggtaaacagtagcgctctggttaccatggttacggtgtaaatggataagaaagctctgaagctgcagaactagtagaacatgatgacacagCAGAAGTTGGgtcaaaaagaggaggagcctgtctgTTGTTTGGATGCAGAGCGGAGGTGGAGAGTTCACGTTTGTGAATAAAGGAGTTCAACATCAGGTAAATCACTacaacatttgttctgtttggaagagaaCAAACGTATCGTTAgcatctctgctaactagcctgatgctagtgtCTGTGCGCACTGTGCACAGATGTTTGAGGGTGTGTTTGTCTGCTCCTCACAAGTGTTTGTTAAaaaaggtgaataaaataaataaaggacatcctggatctgttttttgctcttcttttttaatgtattatagaagtatCGGATTGGGATTCGGTATTGGCCAATTCTCATGATCAAAGGACTCGGGGGCAAAAAACCTGATCGAGACATCCCTAATCTGCTCttaattaatgaaaatgaagccaaaTATCACACCACTATAACACTAACCATGTATGAGTCTAATGAGGTAAAACATCCTGAATATAATAATTCACTACGATCAACAGTCACGCTTTAACAAACTCACATGGGAAGTAAAAAGTACTTTTAAAATCCTGGTTTTCTACTCGTTTGACACGTAAACACTGAACAATGGAGAGAATTCAGTTTTTAACCACAAACTCATTAattcaatcaaactaaaaatgtacaatgtgCCCATTGAATAATTCATGAATGATtagtaaaaatctaaaaatacatttaatccaAAGTGAGTgggccatttattattaaaatgacatggaatgaccctcaGATTAAGATTATTCAGTTTGGGGATAAAAACACTGAATTATTTCCATAGGTCAGTGTTTTAGCATCAAATCAGTAGAAAACCAggattttaaaaatacagaaataataatacagaataattaaagaaacaatttgtaaaaacatcTGAGTTTGTTGAGACCGCCgtgtgtgggatgtcctgaaaatgtgttgaaatgccTTGGAATgattttaaatacacaaaaatggtgcaaaatatacttttattttgtttatttcatcttTCCAAACTAAAAATACACCTTGGTTTTAAGGGAAGTAATTCGTGTTGCAAGTGTGATGGGACAGAAACAAAgcccctacaaaataaaagcagctaatgagttgtgtgtgtgtgtgtgtgtgtgtgtgtgtgtgtgtgtagggggggCTACAGGAAGTAGCCGATCAGCTGGAGCTGAAGAGGATTGGTCGACAGCATCAGGCGGGGTCAGACTCACTGCTCACAGGAATGGCTTTTTTCAGGATGAAAGAGGTACAAACATGACACGTGGAGAGTAGATCTGTTCATGACTCTGAACACAAACCGTAGATTAAACtctgtttagttttttcatttgtttcagcAAAAAGATGCTCACGTACAACAATGTTCTCTGAcacagacgtataaagaatagatctgttcctgtccttagtTACAGACTTATAAAGCATAGATCTATTACAGACGTATAAAGCATAGATCTCTTACAagcgtataaagaatagatctgttcctgtccttagtTACAGACGTATAAAGCATAGATCTCTTACAAGCgtttaaagaatagatctgttcctgtcctttgctATAGACGTATAAAGCATAGATCTGTGTATTTTCAGCTCTTCTTTGAGGACAACATAGACGACGCTAAGTATTGTGGCCGGTTGTACGGCCTGGGCTCAGGCTCCACCCAACCACAGAATGGCATCTCGGGGTCGGGCGGAGAGGAAACCAACAACAAGCACTGACGGACCGGCTCCTCCAAGTGGATCACACACTTGTTTTAAAgcccaccagcaacacacacacacacacacacacacacacacacacacacacagagagcctCCGTTAGCTCGAGCCGTCTTTTACGCAGCGTTTGTTTGGAGCTGCTCTGGGACCAccttcttcctcctctctcctcctTTTTAAGTTGAAGCTGGACGGGCGTGTAAATGAAAGTATCATTTGATGAAAATAAAACCCTTTTAGCTCTTTTCCACTCTGAGGAACTTTTAACAGCTCGCCCTTGTTTTTACATCCCACCTTTGTTTGAAAGCGTTGTACAttaaattgttttgtattttcactgtaaaacatttgatcttttctttcccAAACATACGTCTGTgctgggtttgtttgtttttacaccTCGGAGCCAAAAGGaactatttattattgtatttgacaATTGAAAATTtccaaatacattgttctcattggagttattatttttcttccgcaactcctttgtcctggaactcctcctaggctaatAATGTAGCattaatgacacgtatgtcatctcatagggttAATGTCAGGGATGTGCagttgaccttttttggagccaaaatatTGATGTCAAGgtcgcgtcaagtgtcaaaaaccaaaatgttctCTATCTCTACTAATAtgtattgtacaagtttgatgcttacatttatgaaaagctcatctcaagtggagtattttattaattagactgaagctgtacgacctaccagtaaaaagattggtaggggtcaatattcatgatgtcacaaaaataactttttttccctataacttggcaaCAAAGTGAGATACATttctcagactggtaccattgaacaacattccCTTTGAtatgaccttcactcaaggtcaaATTTacggtcagtcttctgtttttcttgcGTTATATAACTTGTccacaaatccagatacagtttgtcatttttgccaattttcaattgctaATTATGTATTTGCCTAACATTTTTTTGAccatcaactgccagtcttcctcagaggcgtttGTTGATGGATTCAAAGCGTCCTTATGAGGTCTGTTCTGGTTGTAGCTGACTTAACAATTGTCAAATTGGTCACGCCCAGAGAGGACTTGTAagaacacatcaaagtgatcagcagatgcctctgaaggagactggcagttgaaagtcaaaacatgtcaggagatcaaagtaaatttactgcaaaaataaaaataacttgctggaattagcAATCAAtgtgttatacagtatatgataaacagtttattttctcctaaatagttaaatatttattttttaattatttaatttgtttcaactttttagatatttttttggattatttaaatattagAACATgtttttacgttttgttttcaggctaatgattaaaattacatttattaccaGATAAAAGTGCCCACATTTAATTGGGTTGATCACATTGAAAATTAGGATGAAAACACATATCAGCTCCGTTGTACATATACTGTTAATCCAGGAAAATATCTTTTTGGGATGTGATTCTGTTAGCTCGTCTAAACcgcaaatgtaatttaaaatattttctttaaccAAATTCGATAGATCAGACAATCAAAGGCATCTGACAGATCTCTGTTTTTATGGGGGCTGTAAAAAGCATGGGTGGGCACAATTATTAGTCTTTTTTTCCATCACTGACACAATTCCATACTCAATAAAATGGCCTCAGATATAAACAGAGGAACTGATTTGATAATTAGCACCATGTAGGAGCacgtacacatttttaacaattggTTACAATAAATCTTGTAGTTTATCCAGGACACACACACGACTGTGTTTCACCactttcaggtacagtgggggtccctggtctctggaaggttgagaaccactgggttagaGGTTTCCACTGATCAAAGCTGCCTGGTTTAAATGAACATAACAGATAAATGTAAACCAACACTCATGCGCACACGCCaacatttgtcagtttttaaaaaataatttaaataaaatttaaaccTGTGTCACAAGGGGGTGGGCACAATGCTTGTGCTGGGCGGGGCGGGGCGGGGCCCCCATGGCCCAGCCATAACGACTGACCTGGGCCAAAAATTGtttttcaagaagttggaaggaatataaagcccaacataatacacaaaaaatctcccacacacaaatcaacagcaacttgcaaaaagtacacaaaaatttgtaaaatacacaaaagacagacCCAACAACCACttgaacaaaatgactacaaaaactacgcattacagaatagctctaaagtcacacaaaatgacaggaaaatacagaaagtggcCCCAAAAACGCACGaatcgacaacataaatgcagaaa carries:
- the LOC114475636 gene encoding LOW QUALITY PROTEIN: CCR4-NOT transcription complex subunit 8-like (The sequence of the model RefSeq protein was modified relative to this genomic sequence to represent the inferred CDS: deleted 2 bases in 1 codon) → MPAALTDSSQIICEVWASNVEDEMRKIRQIIQSYNFIAQDTEFPGVVVRPIGEFRSTVDYQYQLLRCNVDLLKIIQLGLSFMNEDGDYPPGTTTWQFNFKFNLTEDMYSQDSIDLLQNSGLQFKKHEEEGIDTLYFAELLMTSGLVLCENVKWLSFHSGYDFGYLVKLLTDARLPEEEHDFFQILNLFFPAIYDVKYLMKSCKNLKGGLQEVADQLELKRIGRQHQAGSDSLLTGMAFFRMKELFFEDNIDDAKYCGRLYGLGSGSTQPQNGISGSGGEETNNKH